The following proteins are co-located in the Blastopirellula sediminis genome:
- a CDS encoding zinc-ribbon domain-containing protein: protein MPIPVCCPQCHQSFQLADKFAGCKIRCPKCGAAEFSVPSLSPGPTATNADAPYRLKPLASADTVGGTASGASDDIPRSALRNGLLISGIVLGVMLLLGGVAVASLFTWGAVARLGAIELPDLGVGDEASAPDEGSFRSTPASQTATREAIVNVRQGEPAPNSPSGNAEDSRMNSSVIVAVPSSPIPGQYSSPNSVPLMTYRGAQHPFEVLLPSQNVLVIPMGVETVYKWVPTGRYGGVLLRIMQFQRMPGESDQQAIQRLEGTRGIGREVYALHGAPIVRAATNVSGYTAVDRKLMGENHLGVISLTVAHPTGIYHFQGIAPRPQMSGADLDTIKNSFRFTQ from the coding sequence ATGCCGATTCCGGTTTGCTGTCCTCAGTGCCACCAGAGCTTTCAGCTCGCCGACAAGTTCGCGGGCTGCAAGATCCGCTGCCCGAAGTGCGGCGCCGCGGAGTTTTCGGTCCCCTCTCTATCACCTGGTCCGACCGCGACAAACGCCGATGCGCCCTATCGACTAAAACCGCTCGCTTCCGCCGATACTGTTGGGGGAACGGCCTCCGGGGCTTCGGATGACATTCCGCGATCAGCGCTACGCAACGGGCTGCTGATAAGCGGCATCGTTCTGGGAGTGATGCTGCTGCTGGGCGGAGTTGCCGTGGCGAGCCTCTTTACCTGGGGAGCGGTCGCTCGGCTGGGGGCGATTGAATTGCCTGACTTGGGAGTCGGCGATGAGGCGTCAGCGCCAGACGAAGGTAGCTTTCGGTCGACGCCAGCTTCGCAAACTGCGACTCGCGAGGCGATTGTCAACGTGAGACAGGGCGAACCGGCTCCGAATTCGCCATCGGGAAATGCCGAAGATTCCCGCATGAACTCCTCCGTGATCGTCGCTGTCCCGTCGTCCCCAATCCCTGGGCAGTATTCGTCCCCCAATTCTGTCCCCTTGATGACCTATCGCGGAGCTCAGCATCCGTTCGAGGTTTTGCTTCCTAGCCAAAACGTCCTTGTCATCCCGATGGGAGTCGAAACCGTATACAAATGGGTACCGACGGGCCGGTATGGCGGCGTGCTGCTCCGTATCATGCAGTTTCAACGGATGCCCGGGGAATCTGATCAGCAAGCGATCCAGCGTCTGGAAGGGACGCGAGGAATTGGCCGAGAGGTCTATGCGTTGCACGGCGCACCGATTGTTCGGGCGGCGACCAATGTGAGTGGATATACTGCCGTTGATCGCAAGCTCATGGGTGAGAACCATTTAGGCGTGATTTCGTTGACGGTGGCGCATCCGACCGGCATCTATCATTTTCAAGGAATTGCCCCCCGACCGCAAATGTCCGGCGCCGATCTCGACACGATCAAGAATTCATTTCGTTTCACGCAGTGA